Genomic window (Methanoculleus thermophilus):
CAAGGAGGGGAGAATACCAGCCCTTCTCGATGTACTGCGGGTAGATGCATAGCCGCTCCCGAAGTTCGGCGTCTCCGGCCACCCGTCGGAGTTCTTCGATCTGCGGCCAGGGGCGCTCGGGATTGACATAGTCGATGGTGAGCGGGGAGACTCCGCCGAGGTCGTCCACCCCGTATTCGATGAGTTGGGCTGCATCTGCAAGGTTTGGGGGAATCTGCACCGCCACATCCGCCGGAAGGATCTCCCGGGCAAGGGATATCGTCGTGCGGATCTCGTCTGTCCCGGGCGCCGGTGCATCCTCCATCGGTGTTCCCTGCTTTGGGCAGAAGTTCTGGACAATCACCTCCTGGATATGGCCATACCTGCGGTGGAGATCCCGGATGACCTGGAGCGACTCCTCGCGGTCCTCTTCTGTCTCGCCGATTCCGATCAGAATCCCGGTCGTGAACGGTATTGAGAGTCTTCCGGCGTTCTCGATCATCTCGATCCGAACCGCCGGGTCTTTTCCCGGGGAGTTCCTGTGCGCGGGAATATCGGCCGTCGTCTCGAGCATCAGCCCCATGCTTGCGTTCACCTCGCGGAGGCGGTCGAGCTCTTCGTAGGTGAGGATGCCTGCGTTGGTATGCGGGAGAAGCCCCCGCTTGATGGCCGCAAGGGAGAGGTCGTAGACATAGTCGAGGATATCCGCGTAACCGAGTCTTGCAAGTTCCGCGGCAAAGCCCGGCACCGCGCCGGGCCGTTCCCCGAAGGTGAAGAGGGCTTCCGTGCAGCCCAGGGAGGCACCCGTATCCAGGGTCCGGATCACTTCGTCGGGGGACATGATGCATCCCTCCTCGACCGGGGTCCGGAAACAGCAGTAGCCGCAGCGGTTGGCGCAGACGGTCGTTAGGGGGAGGAAGACGTTCCTTGAGAAGGTGATGACGCGGCGGTGCATGGATATATGTCGACACTTTCTAACATGAACTTTCGGGAGATGGTTGTTTTGAGAGATGATTGCTTGCGGGGAGATTTGATGGCGGTCAGTGTTCGTGAGAATGAATGATCGATGATACTTGATTGATACACGGGTTCGTCATGGTAACGATGCCTTTTTGATGCCGCCCTGACAACCGTTTCACGATGTACTTTCACGCGCTCATTCCCTTTAAGCCGGTAAACCCAAAAACGCGTCTCTCCTGCATATTGAACCAGGAGGAGCGGGAGGCGTTCGCCCGGGCGATGCTTGAAGATGTGATCGCCGCTGTGCTAAAGTCCGGGTGCAGCGCCACTCTGCTCTGCACACATCCCTTCAAACATGAAAACGCGCTCGTCGCTGTTCGAAAAGAATCCCTGAATGATGCGATCAACTGGGCGCTTGAGCAGTTTCATTGCCCGGCGCTTATCATCATGGCCGATCTCCCCCTGGTGACGGCCGGGGATATTCAACGGCTGATTCGCACCGAGAAGGATATGGCAATCGTGCCGGGGCGGGGTGGCGGGACAAACGTCATATTCTTAAAAAAGCCGCAGTGCTTCCACGCCGACTTTTACGGGGCAAGTTTCCTCGACCACCTGCGGGTTGCGGAGGAATGCGGTTTCTCCGTCGAGGTCATCGACTCGTTCAGGATGTCGACCGATATCGATGAGAAAGAAGACCTGGTCGAGATCCTCATTCACGGAAAAGGAAGAAAAAGCAGGGAGTTCCTGGAGAGATTAGGATTCTCTATTGTTCTTGACGAGAAGGGTCGGGTTGGTGTGCAGCGCGGCCCCCATAAAGAGGCACTCTGAGGCATCGATGGTGGCCACCCCCTGGTAGTCGCCGATAGGAAGCCCAATCCCGCGCACCACGGCGGCGGGGACACATTCACCTGCCTCCCCCATCACGAGTTCGGCGGCGGATGCGATACAGTCTGCCACCGCTCTCTTCGTGACCTCAAGTTTGCGGCCGAAGAGATCAGTCTTCCCGCGCTCATCGATCACCGAGGGGACGCCCGAACACCCGATGGCAACCCCGCTGCACCCCAGCCGCATCGCGTGCGTTCGCGAGTCGACGATGATGACCGCGATATCCACCCCCGACCGGTCGGTGATTGCAGCGCGTATTCGTGCCGCGGATGCATCCGGGTTGATGGGCAGGAGAACGACGGAGCCGGGCGGAGCGTTTGAGGCGTCTATCCCTGCGTTTGGAAGGAGCGTCCCGTTCTTCATACTGAGCAGGAATCCGGGGATGCCCCCGACGATCCGATCGCTCTCCCGGAGCACCACCTCGACAAGGCGGGGATCCATCCTGTAATCTTCTGCGAGCCGGAGCGCTTCTGCCGATGGTTCGATATCGGCAAGTTTCGTGACCCTGCCCTCGGCGGTGGCCACAGCGGACTCTGCAATGACCACGATATCCCCGTCCTCGAAGCCCCGGCATCCCTGGTCTTCGGCGGCCAGGATAAGGTGCGCGGCAATGTCGTCGCCGGGACGGATCAGTGGGGTTGCAAGCCCGTAGACTGAAAACGATGGTGCTGTCATGTTTTCCTCATCTTTGAATAGACTCGCAGGAGGTCGGCGGTCTCTGCCACGTCATGGCACCGCACAACGGCCGCTCCCGCCTCAACGAGCATCATCGTGAGCGCGAGGGTGCCTGCGAGCCGCTCATCAGGTTCTTTTCCGAGCAGGTCCCCGATGAATGTCTTCCTTGAGACCGCGGCAAGCACCGGGCGGCCGAACTTTGTGAATGCCGCAAAATTCCTGCAGAGTTCCCAGTCATCTTCACTTGTTCTCTCCGGAATCCATCGCCCGATACCGGGGTCAAGGACGTACTCGTCAATCTCAAAACGCGCGCAACGGGTTACGACCGTCTCAAGCGCGGCGATGGTTGCCGAAAGCCCGACAGCGTCGCCGGGCTCCTTGAAACTTGCCATCGCAAATACCGGCAGCCCGGAATCGGCGATGGCCCTGGCGTATCGCTCGTCAGCAAGCCCGGAGATATCGTTTACGGCATGAATGTCGTGGCGAAGACAGGTCTCGAGCACCTCGGGGTAGCGGGTGTCCACCGATATGGTGATCCCGGTCCCGTCGAGTTCGGAGAGCGCTGCGTCCATGCGTTTTGCCTCCTCGGCGGGGGTGAGGGGAGGGGAGCCCGGGGCCGTGCTCCGGGCACCGAGATCGATCATATCGGCGCCAGTCTTGAGCATGGCAAGAGCCCTATCGTAGATCCTCCCGATCGGGGTGAAGGAGCCCCGGTAAAACGACTCGGGGCTACAGTTGATGACGCCCATCAGGCGAACAGGAGCACCACCGCCGATCCGGAGGCGGTTTACAACCGTACTGTGCTGTCGCATGTCCTCAGCTTGGCTGCCTTGAAGGTATTCTCCATCAGCGTCGCGATCGTCATGGGGCCGACGCCGCCGGGGACCGGAGTTATTGCTCCAGCACGGTCACGCACCGCTTCAAAATCAACATCACCGCAGAGTTTCCCCTGCTCGTCGTGGTTGATACCGACGTCGATAACCGTCGCTCCTTCCTTGACCATGTCCGGTTTGACAAACTTCGCTCTTCCAACCGCACTGATGAGAATGTCAGCACTTCTCATCTCGGCCTCGAGGTTCCTCGTCTTTGAGTGGCAGATCGTGACGGTTGCGTCGGCATTCAGGAGCAGGGCGGCCATGGGTCTTCCAACATCGATGCTCCGCCCGACGACCACCGCTCTCTGCCCTGCGGTTGGGATCGCATACTCTTTGAGGATCGTCATGATCCCCTGTGGGGTGCAGGGGGCAAAGACCGGGCTTCCGGCAAGGAGTCTCCCGAGGTTGCAGGGGTGGAACCCGTCCACGTCTTTCTCGGGCGCAACCGCCTCGATGACACGGGTGGTGTCGACCTGTGCCGGGAGCGGCAGCTGGACCAGAATGCCGTCGATGTCGGGATCGTTGTTGAGGCGGTTGATCGTCTCGAGCACCCGCTCAGTCGTGGCATCCTCCGGGAGTTCGATCCCGATCGACCCGATCCCGACCCGCTCGCACGCCCGATGCTTCATGCGGACGTACATCTGCGATGCAGGGTCCGTTCCTACGATGACGGTTGCGAGGCGGGGATAGAGTCTGGACTCCTCTATCTGCTCTTTGAGGATCTCAAGCCTCTTTTCCGAGACTGCTTTGCCATCAAGTATCATGAGACTTCAGGGTAAAGGGGATACTTGCTCGCAAGAGCAATAACCTCTTCTCTCACTTCGTTGATCGCTTTCTTTGAGGTCCGGTCTTTAGCGATATCCTTGATGACCCGGGCGATCCAGTGTCCGATCTGCTTCATCTCCTCCTCTTTCATGCCGCGGGAGGTGACGGCAGGCGTGCCGATTCTAAGCCCGCTCGTCACAAAGGGACTGAGCTGTTCTCGGGGGATGGTGTTCTTGTTCACGGTGATGCCTGCTTCCCCGAGGGCAACCTCGGCCGCGAGGCCCGTAAGGTGCTCGCCGTTGGTGGAGACGCCTGTGAGGTCGAGGAGGATGAGGTGGTTGTCGGTGCCGCCGGAGACGAGGTCGAGCCCTTCTTCTGCGAGGACATTTGCCATTGTCTGCGCGTTCTTGACAACCTGTTTGCAGTAGTCCTTATACGCGGGAGTCAGCGCTTCCTTGAA
Coding sequences:
- the cofG gene encoding 7,8-didemethyl-8-hydroxy-5-deazariboflavin synthase CofG, whose translation is MHRRVITFSRNVFLPLTTVCANRCGYCCFRTPVEEGCIMSPDEVIRTLDTGASLGCTEALFTFGERPGAVPGFAAELARLGYADILDYVYDLSLAAIKRGLLPHTNAGILTYEELDRLREVNASMGLMLETTADIPAHRNSPGKDPAVRIEMIENAGRLSIPFTTGILIGIGETEEDREESLQVIRDLHRRYGHIQEVIVQNFCPKQGTPMEDAPAPGTDEIRTTISLAREILPADVAVQIPPNLADAAQLIEYGVDDLGGVSPLTIDYVNPERPWPQIEELRRVAGDAELRERLCIYPQYIEKGWYSPLLEPLIRQLAERIAGSKRGEGA
- the cofC gene encoding 2-phospho-L-lactate guanylyltransferase, with protein sequence MYFHALIPFKPVNPKTRLSCILNQEEREAFARAMLEDVIAAVLKSGCSATLLCTHPFKHENALVAVRKESLNDAINWALEQFHCPALIIMADLPLVTAGDIQRLIRTEKDMAIVPGRGGGTNVIFLKKPQCFHADFYGASFLDHLRVAEECGFSVEVIDSFRMSTDIDEKEDLVEILIHGKGRKSREFLERLGFSIVLDEKGRVGVQRGPHKEAL
- the cofE gene encoding coenzyme F420-0:L-glutamate ligase, encoding MTAPSFSVYGLATPLIRPGDDIAAHLILAAEDQGCRGFEDGDIVVIAESAVATAEGRVTKLADIEPSAEALRLAEDYRMDPRLVEVVLRESDRIVGGIPGFLLSMKNGTLLPNAGIDASNAPPGSVVLLPINPDASAARIRAAITDRSGVDIAVIIVDSRTHAMRLGCSGVAIGCSGVPSVIDERGKTDLFGRKLEVTKRAVADCIASAAELVMGEAGECVPAAVVRGIGLPIGDYQGVATIDASECLFMGAALHTNPTLLVKNNRES
- the folP gene encoding dihydropteroate synthase is translated as MRQHSTVVNRLRIGGGAPVRLMGVINCSPESFYRGSFTPIGRIYDRALAMLKTGADMIDLGARSTAPGSPPLTPAEEAKRMDAALSELDGTGITISVDTRYPEVLETCLRHDIHAVNDISGLADERYARAIADSGLPVFAMASFKEPGDAVGLSATIAALETVVTRCARFEIDEYVLDPGIGRWIPERTSEDDWELCRNFAAFTKFGRPVLAAVSRKTFIGDLLGKEPDERLAGTLALTMMLVEAGAAVVRCHDVAETADLLRVYSKMRKT
- the folD gene encoding bifunctional methylenetetrahydrofolate dehydrogenase/methenyltetrahydrofolate cyclohydrolase FolD, encoding MILDGKAVSEKRLEILKEQIEESRLYPRLATVIVGTDPASQMYVRMKHRACERVGIGSIGIELPEDATTERVLETINRLNNDPDIDGILVQLPLPAQVDTTRVIEAVAPEKDVDGFHPCNLGRLLAGSPVFAPCTPQGIMTILKEYAIPTAGQRAVVVGRSIDVGRPMAALLLNADATVTICHSKTRNLEAEMRSADILISAVGRAKFVKPDMVKEGATVIDVGINHDEQGKLCGDVDFEAVRDRAGAITPVPGGVGPMTIATLMENTFKAAKLRTCDSTVRL